One window of the Spirochaetia bacterium 38H-sp genome contains the following:
- a CDS encoding YibE/F family protein produces MKKIINAIKTKNSIIIISSILFIAILFAIPTGFEKQYKNEIRIQGKIIDTDNSSLHQYGIVKQGEQNLIVEVITENKRKLLVKATNLVQGNMELDKVFSKGDKVLVILTKNKNGEISEWASVSDFWRLDIEIVLLLGFALLLIFFAGAIGIRALLSFIMTALSFWKLLIPAYLKGFNPIIVAILVISICTIMIQLLIGGWSKKTITAISGSLAGMGTILSILLVFAPKFRLHGAIQKFSETLLYSGFPNLDLTGILYASIFIGAMGAIMDLSMDIAAAQEEIVIHSPEISMKELIKSGMRVGKAVLGTMSTTLLFAYSSSYIPLLMIFMSQGVPIENAINLQYVAVEILYTMAGSIGLVLVTPATAVIGGFFMAFPNKIKTNKKNRKHSILYNTTNI; encoded by the coding sequence ATGAAAAAAATAATAAATGCCATAAAGACAAAAAACTCCATAATAATAATATCATCAATACTATTTATTGCTATTTTATTTGCAATCCCTACAGGATTTGAAAAGCAATACAAAAATGAAATACGCATACAGGGGAAAATAATAGATACAGACAACAGCTCCCTTCATCAATATGGGATTGTAAAACAGGGTGAACAGAATCTTATTGTAGAAGTAATAACAGAAAACAAGAGGAAACTGTTAGTAAAGGCAACTAATCTGGTTCAAGGGAATATGGAGTTAGATAAAGTTTTTTCCAAAGGTGACAAGGTTCTTGTAATTCTTACAAAAAACAAAAATGGAGAAATATCAGAATGGGCATCCGTCTCTGATTTTTGGAGATTGGACATAGAAATTGTTTTATTACTGGGATTTGCTTTATTGCTTATTTTTTTTGCTGGAGCAATTGGTATCCGTGCTCTCCTTTCTTTTATTATGACAGCTTTAAGTTTCTGGAAACTTCTTATACCCGCTTATTTGAAAGGATTTAATCCTATAATAGTTGCAATATTAGTAATAAGTATTTGTACCATAATGATTCAACTGCTTATAGGTGGCTGGTCAAAGAAGACTATTACTGCTATTTCAGGCTCTTTAGCTGGCATGGGAACTATCTTGAGTATATTACTTGTTTTTGCTCCCAAATTCAGACTTCATGGAGCAATTCAAAAATTTTCAGAAACTCTTCTTTATTCCGGATTTCCTAATTTGGATCTTACAGGAATTCTTTATGCAAGCATATTTATAGGAGCAATGGGAGCAATTATGGATTTATCAATGGATATAGCTGCTGCCCAAGAGGAGATAGTCATACACAGTCCGGAAATCAGCATGAAAGAACTCATAAAATCAGGAATGCGTGTTGGCAAAGCAGTTCTGGGAACTATGAGCACCACTTTATTGTTCGCCTATTCCAGCTCTTATATTCCATTACTAATGATTTTTATGTCTCAGGGGGTTCCAATAGAAAACGCTATAAATCTTCAATATGTAGCGGTGGAAATTCTATACACCATGGCTGGGTCAATAGGCTTAGTCCTGGTAACTCCAGCAACAGCAGTCATTGGAGGTTTTTTTATGGCATTCCCCAATAAGATAAAGACAAATAAAAAGAACAGAAAACACTCGATACTATACAATACAACAAATATATAA
- a CDS encoding CoA pyrophosphatase codes for MYMPCIINRRDFKEYAVMIPLVESDEGMHICFEVRAEGIPQGGEICFPGGAIEPGEDECSAALRETKEELGVNIADTDYKGALLSVSGRLIHVFTGRAVNWDGRVHEPGEVANSFSIAIEWFKKTPVEKYAVEHIVSSRRQDSGEILLPADELGLPAVYNDKWKVYDTPVYLWRSPYGFIWGITAAIIYHIFC; via the coding sequence ATGTATATGCCTTGTATAATCAATAGAAGAGATTTTAAAGAATATGCAGTTATGATTCCTCTTGTAGAATCGGATGAGGGAATGCACATTTGTTTTGAGGTTCGTGCGGAGGGAATTCCTCAGGGAGGTGAGATTTGTTTTCCCGGCGGAGCTATAGAGCCAGGAGAGGATGAGTGCTCCGCTGCACTGCGCGAGACTAAGGAGGAGCTTGGAGTCAATATAGCGGATACAGACTATAAGGGCGCTCTTCTATCCGTAAGCGGGAGGCTTATACATGTTTTTACAGGCAGAGCTGTCAATTGGGATGGGAGAGTTCATGAGCCGGGAGAGGTCGCAAATAGTTTCTCTATTGCAATAGAATGGTTTAAAAAGACACCTGTGGAAAAATACGCTGTTGAACATATCGTAAGCTCAAGGCGTCAGGATTCGGGAGAGATTTTGCTTCCGGCAGATGAGTTGGGACTGCCTGCTGTATATAACGACAAATGGAAGGTTTATGACACACCTGTTTATCTGTGGAGAAGTCCTTATGGTTTTATCTGGGGTATCACTGCGGCAATAATATATCATATCTTCTGTTGA
- a CDS encoding AAA family ATPase, which translates to MDITQYKISADKLRLDIPEEMIAELQKDIEAHSIIGQPRAIKAIQLGINIQGRGYNIFVAGLPGTGRHNAIMQILEQESPPNRFKKDIAYGYNFKDPRSPVVLYFPAQTAGYFKRSLKRAIEKITKSIRQRLTSEAYFKKKNQLIAEIEKKERKHLSEFKQMLGEEGFILVDRQDKDQNITDIMPVLDGKAVEFDVLQELAEKGSISHTEVEDKKQKYFSFLEKLQDLFTKFDLARLSLEEELAEIQKRYVSKDVKDELKRLASRFAGEKSIEKFLGLMAQDILENIPLFLEDNKEQPEDYIPPQQKYTINIVHEVENPDKAPVVFVSQPDYPGLFGTIESIAEKTGEERSNYLMIRPGAVLDANGGFLILRVDDLLRSEDLWNTLKRVLLDNRLEIKSVPSIFSNPSALKPEPVDIDIKLILIGTEFHYEILFQQDEEFAKLFKLPAEFDDVLPLSKESIREYLGFFKATCKNKHLLPVTADGAAELLYYSARLAEDRSKLSAQFSLITDIIKEADYMARTEGKTEINAETVLKVRRQRQYLFGMLEEKLDEEILRGELLINPKGTATSRIHGLVVIDRGFYAFARPVLITARSAPGTEGIVNIERESGLSGEIHDKGVYIIQSFLQSRYARDFPLSIKAGITIEQSYVEIDGDSASLAEICALLSDITDLPLRQDIAVTGSINQMGEVQPVGGVTEKVEGFFTVCRKKGLTGTQGVIIPRLNINNLIPSREVLEAVEEGLFNIYAIDNIDQAMEILTGREAGVREAKGFKKGSINRMIEEKLRKMAMLVKNFEE; encoded by the coding sequence ATGGATATCACACAATATAAAATATCTGCTGACAAGCTACGCCTTGACATACCGGAGGAGATGATTGCAGAGCTTCAGAAAGATATAGAAGCCCACAGCATAATAGGTCAGCCAAGGGCAATAAAAGCTATCCAGCTGGGGATAAATATACAGGGCAGAGGATATAATATCTTTGTTGCAGGGCTTCCCGGGACAGGAAGGCATAATGCTATAATGCAGATTCTTGAGCAGGAGTCTCCACCTAACAGGTTTAAAAAAGATATAGCTTACGGATATAACTTTAAGGACCCGCGCAGTCCTGTGGTACTGTATTTTCCGGCACAGACAGCAGGGTATTTTAAACGTTCGCTCAAACGGGCTATAGAGAAGATTACCAAAAGTATAAGACAGAGACTGACAAGTGAGGCTTATTTTAAGAAAAAAAACCAGTTGATAGCAGAGATAGAAAAAAAAGAAAGAAAGCATCTTTCAGAGTTTAAACAGATGTTGGGGGAAGAAGGCTTTATCCTCGTAGATAGACAGGATAAAGACCAGAATATAACAGATATAATGCCTGTACTTGATGGGAAGGCAGTAGAATTTGATGTACTACAAGAACTTGCAGAAAAAGGGAGTATCTCTCATACAGAAGTAGAAGATAAAAAGCAAAAATATTTTTCTTTTCTTGAAAAGCTTCAGGATCTTTTTACCAAATTTGACCTTGCAAGGCTATCTTTGGAAGAGGAGCTTGCAGAGATACAAAAACGATATGTGAGTAAGGATGTAAAAGACGAGCTCAAAAGGCTTGCTTCCCGGTTTGCCGGAGAAAAGAGCATAGAAAAATTTCTGGGACTCATGGCACAGGATATATTGGAAAATATTCCCCTTTTTCTTGAGGACAACAAGGAACAACCAGAAGATTATATCCCGCCTCAACAGAAATATACTATCAATATAGTTCATGAGGTAGAAAATCCGGACAAAGCCCCGGTCGTTTTTGTTTCTCAGCCGGATTATCCGGGTCTGTTTGGCACAATAGAAAGTATTGCAGAAAAAACAGGAGAAGAAAGAAGTAACTATCTCATGATACGACCGGGTGCTGTGCTGGATGCAAACGGAGGATTTCTTATTCTCAGAGTGGATGACTTACTAAGGAGTGAGGATTTATGGAATACACTCAAGAGAGTACTTCTAGATAACAGGCTTGAGATAAAAAGTGTGCCATCTATTTTTTCTAATCCCAGTGCACTCAAGCCAGAACCCGTGGACATAGATATCAAGCTTATATTGATAGGAACAGAATTCCATTATGAAATTCTATTTCAACAGGATGAAGAGTTTGCCAAGCTTTTTAAACTGCCAGCGGAGTTTGACGATGTTCTTCCTCTTTCTAAAGAAAGCATAAGAGAATATCTCGGCTTTTTTAAGGCAACCTGCAAAAACAAGCATCTTCTTCCTGTGACAGCTGACGGCGCGGCAGAGCTTCTATACTACAGCGCAAGACTTGCAGAGGACAGAAGCAAGCTTAGCGCACAATTCTCACTGATAACAGATATAATAAAAGAAGCAGACTACATGGCCAGAACAGAGGGTAAAACAGAAATAAATGCAGAAACTGTTCTCAAAGTCAGGAGACAGAGGCAATATCTCTTCGGTATGCTGGAAGAAAAACTAGACGAAGAGATATTAAGAGGAGAGCTTCTTATAAATCCCAAAGGTACTGCAACAAGCAGAATTCACGGACTTGTAGTGATTGACAGAGGATTTTATGCATTTGCAAGACCTGTTCTTATAACTGCGAGGAGCGCTCCAGGAACAGAAGGAATAGTAAACATAGAAAGAGAATCCGGACTGTCTGGAGAGATACATGACAAGGGAGTTTACATAATACAGAGCTTTCTTCAGAGCAGATATGCTCGGGATTTCCCGCTTTCTATAAAGGCAGGCATAACCATAGAGCAGTCTTATGTAGAAATAGACGGCGATTCTGCTTCACTTGCAGAGATATGTGCTTTGCTGTCGGATATCACGGATCTGCCGCTAAGGCAAGACATAGCCGTAACAGGCTCTATAAACCAGATGGGAGAGGTCCAGCCCGTAGGAGGGGTAACAGAAAAAGTAGAAGGTTTCTTTACCGTATGTAGAAAAAAAGGCTTAACAGGTACTCAGGGAGTGATAATACCAAGGCTCAATATCAATAATCTCATACCTTCCAGAGAAGTACTTGAGGCTGTGGAAGAAGGGCTTTTTAATATATATGCCATTGATAACATTGATCAGGCGATGGAAATCTTGACAGGTAGAGAAGCAGGGGTAAGAGAAGCAAAAGGCTTTAAAAAAGGCAGTATAAATAGGATGATAGAAGAAAAATTGAGAAAAATGGCTATGCTTGTCAAGAATTTTGAAGAATAA
- a CDS encoding HDOD domain-containing protein, translating to MRVFKEEISQDPKKYFNMFKDMGFYIKVSFHLKNNVLTISVSNNAPLTRNEQVRIFDRIARARLYDSLEEALSSVYDDTEGAGLGIVIIILMLKKLGLDEDAFDIDVVNGETVARMIIPMDEVHAEQLEKLSDEIVKEIESLPKFPENVLFLQKLIDNPDSTIQDIARQISTDPSLTADLLKVVNSAQFMLPKKVDSILEGVKILGLRGLKNLLYTYGTQKILGLGTEEQQQLWNHSMRTAFYAYTLAQKVLRNKDLLDDAYVGGILHDMGKIVFSHVHPNLLERIEGFRKARNIPQKLLEDLYGGLNHAEIGARLAEKWNFPDTLIEAIRYHHTPHECNQDYENVVQLVYVANILAMAEDGRIDFDQADPSVLARFGMPSQEAFDRVRKNLRKAFDKEMQKAT from the coding sequence ATGAGGGTCTTCAAGGAGGAGATATCTCAAGATCCCAAGAAATATTTTAACATGTTTAAGGATATGGGCTTCTATATAAAAGTCTCATTTCATCTTAAAAACAATGTACTTACCATAAGCGTAAGCAATAATGCACCTCTTACCAGGAACGAGCAGGTAAGGATATTTGACCGCATTGCAAGAGCAAGATTATACGACTCGTTAGAAGAGGCATTGTCTTCCGTATACGATGATACGGAAGGAGCAGGACTGGGTATTGTCATAATAATACTCATGTTAAAAAAGCTGGGACTAGACGAGGATGCCTTTGATATAGACGTTGTCAACGGAGAAACCGTCGCCAGAATGATAATACCAATGGATGAAGTACATGCAGAACAGCTTGAAAAACTCTCCGATGAGATAGTAAAAGAGATAGAATCACTGCCAAAGTTCCCGGAAAATGTTCTTTTCTTGCAAAAGCTTATAGATAATCCCGACAGCACAATACAGGATATAGCAAGACAGATTTCCACAGATCCTTCTCTTACGGCAGATCTTCTCAAGGTAGTAAACTCTGCACAGTTTATGCTCCCCAAAAAAGTAGATAGCATACTGGAGGGAGTAAAGATTCTTGGACTGAGGGGACTTAAGAACCTGCTTTATACCTATGGTACACAGAAGATTCTTGGCCTGGGAACAGAAGAACAACAACAACTATGGAACCACTCCATGAGAACCGCATTTTACGCATATACATTGGCACAAAAAGTCCTCAGAAACAAAGACCTTCTGGATGACGCATATGTAGGAGGGATTCTCCATGATATGGGGAAAATAGTATTCTCTCACGTACATCCCAATCTGCTAGAAAGGATAGAGGGCTTTAGAAAAGCAAGAAACATACCCCAAAAACTGCTAGAAGATTTGTATGGTGGACTTAACCATGCAGAAATAGGTGCAAGACTTGCAGAAAAATGGAACTTTCCGGATACACTGATAGAAGCCATAAGATATCATCATACGCCGCACGAATGCAATCAGGATTATGAAAATGTTGTACAGCTGGTATATGTTGCAAATATTTTGGCAATGGCAGAAGACGGTAGAATAGACTTTGACCAAGCCGATCCTTCTGTACTTGCAAGGTTTGGGATGCCAAGTCAGGAAGCCTTTGACAGGGTCAGAAAGAATCTTAGAAAAGCCTTTGACAAAGAAATGCAAAAAGCAACTTGA
- a CDS encoding glutaredoxin domain-containing protein — translation MKVILYSTPTCSYCKMAKDYFKKNKIPFIEYNVAQDMRRAEEMVKKSGQMGVPVIDINGKIIVGFNLPKIEQELRRA, via the coding sequence ATGAAAGTCATACTATACAGCACACCTACATGCAGTTATTGCAAGATGGCAAAGGACTATTTTAAAAAAAATAAGATACCATTTATAGAATATAATGTGGCTCAAGACATGAGGAGAGCGGAAGAAATGGTAAAGAAGTCCGGGCAAATGGGTGTCCCTGTTATAGATATCAATGGTAAAATAATCGTAGGATTTAACCTGCCAAAAATAGAGCAGGAACTCAGGAGAGCATAA
- a CDS encoding OsmC family protein, protein MQIESKAVYRSEMAFTMLVDGHEFTVDADEKFGGKDLGPRPKNLLLSALAGCTGMDVVAILKKMQMPFDSFEIETLAELTEEHPKVFSKIKLIYRFTGKDLDKNKIEKAIKLSQEKYCGVTAMLEKAAEITYDIKLN, encoded by the coding sequence ATGCAGATAGAAAGTAAAGCAGTATATCGATCTGAGATGGCATTTACTATGCTGGTAGACGGTCATGAGTTTACCGTGGATGCGGATGAGAAATTTGGCGGCAAGGATCTGGGCCCTAGACCCAAAAATCTTCTTTTATCTGCTCTTGCAGGCTGCACAGGCATGGATGTTGTGGCAATACTCAAGAAGATGCAAATGCCTTTTGATAGCTTTGAGATAGAGACATTGGCAGAACTTACAGAAGAGCACCCCAAGGTATTTAGTAAAATAAAGCTTATATATAGATTTACTGGAAAAGATCTGGATAAGAATAAAATAGAAAAAGCAATAAAACTCTCTCAGGAAAAATACTGCGGAGTTACTGCAATGCTAGAAAAAGCAGCAGAAATAACTTACGATATAAAGCTCAACTAG
- a CDS encoding TrmH family RNA methyltransferase, which translates to MITPGKFASLSSSAKKRKLLRLCKQWLYLSESDWVIYSSVVRSILDISSSVKDWDDNLRAIILDTLVVLRQASPSDRAYKRAIMNLASSVGEELGIYTADWDSFFVEKEICAGKERTVLPITLYLEDVRSPYNVGSIFRTAEALGGERIFLGGITPSLDNNRARKTARGSEHIIKWQRSELKMLVSYYTVFALETGGTPVDDFVFPERGLMIVGSEELGVSQEALELAEKKGAGRVSVPLLGLKGSLNVSVATGIVLYFWKKSLLSS; encoded by the coding sequence ATGATAACCCCAGGCAAGTTTGCTTCTCTGTCTTCTTCTGCAAAAAAAAGAAAACTTTTGCGTTTATGTAAACAGTGGCTTTATCTTTCCGAGTCTGATTGGGTGATTTACTCTTCTGTCGTAAGAAGTATACTGGATATTTCTTCTTCTGTTAAAGACTGGGACGATAATCTTAGGGCTATAATACTGGATACTCTTGTTGTCTTGAGGCAAGCATCCCCCTCTGATAGGGCTTATAAGAGGGCTATTATGAACCTTGCCTCTTCTGTAGGTGAGGAACTGGGTATATATACTGCCGATTGGGATTCTTTTTTTGTAGAGAAGGAAATCTGTGCAGGCAAGGAAAGAACTGTACTGCCTATAACCCTTTATCTGGAAGATGTACGTTCTCCTTACAATGTAGGTTCCATATTTAGAACAGCAGAAGCTTTGGGGGGAGAGCGCATCTTTTTGGGAGGAATAACTCCATCTTTGGATAACAACAGAGCACGTAAGACAGCAAGAGGTTCTGAGCATATTATTAAATGGCAGAGAAGCGAGCTTAAAATGCTGGTTTCTTATTATACTGTTTTTGCACTAGAGACAGGAGGAACCCCGGTTGATGATTTTGTATTTCCAGAGAGAGGACTTATGATTGTAGGTTCTGAAGAACTGGGTGTTAGCCAGGAAGCTCTGGAACTTGCAGAAAAAAAAGGAGCGGGAAGGGTGTCCGTACCGCTCCTTGGTCTCAAAGGTTCTTTAAACGTTAGTGTAGCAACAGGTATCGTGCTGTATTTTTGGAAAAAAAGCCTGCTTTCTAGTTGA
- a CDS encoding iron-containing alcohol dehydrogenase, producing the protein MRTVVTYSHIELPVLAWGLDSIRSFIPWAKEHGRRAFIVSDLIYDDFGYHSRVSQLLKTAGIDSIIFSDISYKNDYEDIIRMVEVYRASRSDILVGLGGSNALTIASIIASSCGKEERLSLMMRNKPDTPGRPCAKIPVAFRVPYLFSDRVFLRTGDASACFVNLADSPSIVIADSYFLQSMPHKTAASMMISIVADCVSAILEPELSAFYRAFAMESLRIAGKICEKSIITDSENELESLRSFQLDAGILSSLALSSYYPVVSVLSSALYSVAGISRSWANSVFFSNFILNVSDSSFSALGAACEALGLIGLDEDIAASELSRFVISLVERAGFAIRLRDFGISREQLEAAVVLASSTGCDQSLLTDIAARSW; encoded by the coding sequence GTGAGGACTGTTGTGACGTATTCCCACATAGAGCTTCCTGTACTTGCCTGGGGTCTTGACAGTATAAGGTCTTTTATTCCATGGGCAAAAGAACATGGAAGGCGTGCTTTTATTGTTTCTGACCTTATTTATGATGATTTTGGTTATCACAGTAGGGTTTCTCAGCTTTTAAAAACAGCAGGTATAGATTCTATTATCTTTTCTGATATTTCCTATAAAAACGATTATGAAGATATAATAAGAATGGTAGAAGTCTACAGGGCATCCAGATCAGACATACTTGTTGGTCTTGGAGGCAGTAATGCCTTGACGATTGCAAGCATAATAGCTTCTTCCTGCGGAAAAGAAGAACGCCTTTCTCTTATGATGAGAAACAAACCGGATACTCCAGGAAGACCTTGTGCAAAAATTCCTGTTGCCTTTAGAGTCCCTTATCTTTTTTCTGACAGAGTTTTCCTGAGAACAGGAGATGCTTCCGCATGTTTTGTAAATCTTGCAGATTCTCCATCTATTGTTATTGCTGATTCTTATTTTTTGCAGAGCATGCCTCATAAGACAGCTGCTTCTATGATGATTTCTATTGTTGCTGACTGTGTTTCAGCTATTCTTGAGCCGGAACTTTCTGCTTTTTATAGGGCTTTTGCAATGGAATCGCTTAGAATTGCAGGCAAAATATGCGAAAAAAGCATTATAACGGATTCCGAAAATGAGCTTGAATCTTTGCGTTCTTTCCAGCTGGATGCTGGGATACTGTCTTCTCTTGCTCTTTCCTCTTATTATCCTGTTGTCTCTGTTCTTTCTTCTGCTTTGTATTCTGTTGCGGGTATATCCAGGTCATGGGCCAACTCCGTGTTTTTTTCTAATTTTATTCTCAATGTTTCCGACTCAAGTTTTTCGGCTCTTGGTGCTGCATGTGAAGCTCTTGGCCTGATAGGCTTGGATGAAGATATAGCAGCTTCTGAGCTTTCCCGTTTTGTTATTTCTCTTGTTGAGCGTGCGGGTTTTGCCATACGGCTAAGAGACTTTGGTATAAGTCGCGAGCAGCTTGAAGCTGCTGTTGTTCTTGCTTCTTCCACAGGCTGCGACCAATCTCTTCTTACGGATATTGCTGCCAGGAGTTGGTAA
- a CDS encoding flagellar biosynthesis anti-sigma factor FlgM: MTIDRTGPIDPINKYLKTQKTERVVKKSEGDSVSISQEAVRRAEFHKAVETVKATPDIRMDRVEEVKKKLEDPSYIDDTVIDVVADRILDVFGIE; this comes from the coding sequence ATGACAATAGATCGTACAGGACCTATAGACCCTATTAACAAATATCTCAAGACTCAGAAGACAGAACGAGTTGTTAAGAAGTCTGAAGGAGATAGTGTAAGTATATCGCAAGAAGCTGTAAGAAGGGCTGAGTTTCACAAGGCTGTTGAGACAGTAAAAGCGACACCAGATATAAGAATGGATAGGGTGGAAGAGGTAAAAAAGAAACTGGAAGACCCTTCCTACATAGATGATACTGTTATAGATGTTGTAGCTGACCGTATCCTTGATGTCTTTGGTATAGAGTAA
- the rsmI gene encoding 16S rRNA (cytidine(1402)-2'-O)-methyltransferase produces MATLYMVATPIGNLEDITYRAVRILKEVKLITCEDTRHSRKLFSHYGIDTPFSSFHSHSPDRAIERVLDVLRSGGDVAYISDAGTPAISDPGSVLVSAVVTEGFTVLPVPGPSALAALVSVSGLTGRGFWFEGFLSPKKGKRKKRLAELLERGEAFVLYESPHRIIAMLEELAELDPVRELVIGRELTKMHEEVLRGKAGELAELLKKDNSVRGEFSLLVFTKKKK; encoded by the coding sequence GTGGCTACTCTTTACATGGTTGCAACACCCATAGGTAATCTTGAGGATATTACTTACCGGGCTGTAAGGATTTTAAAAGAGGTAAAGCTTATAACCTGTGAGGATACGAGACACAGTAGAAAGCTCTTTAGTCATTACGGTATTGATACGCCTTTTTCTAGCTTTCACAGCCACAGTCCTGATAGAGCTATTGAGAGGGTTCTGGATGTTCTACGTTCTGGTGGAGATGTCGCATATATAAGCGATGCGGGAACACCGGCAATAAGCGATCCAGGTTCTGTTCTTGTATCTGCCGTTGTTACCGAGGGCTTTACAGTTCTTCCCGTGCCGGGTCCTTCTGCTTTGGCTGCTCTTGTGAGTGTATCGGGGCTTACTGGCAGGGGATTCTGGTTTGAGGGCTTTTTGAGTCCTAAGAAGGGTAAAAGAAAAAAGAGGCTTGCTGAGCTTTTGGAGAGAGGGGAGGCTTTTGTTTTGTATGAGTCTCCGCATAGGATTATCGCCATGCTAGAAGAGCTTGCAGAGCTTGATCCAGTACGGGAGCTTGTTATAGGACGTGAACTTACCAAGATGCACGAAGAAGTACTTAGGGGAAAAGCCGGGGAGCTTGCAGAGTTGCTAAAAAAGGACAATTCTGTGCGTGGGGAGTTTTCTTTACTTGTTTTTACAAAGAAAAAGAAGTAA
- a CDS encoding cation diffusion facilitator family transporter, translating to MKDMVKRAGNISVSGNIILFAAKLVAGIATGSLAIVADAWHTLSDSISSVILLVGNKKAKKPADHEHPFGHGRAELVSSVMIGTILGMVAIDFTMEAIKKLFSPHAPRYSITAIAIIAVSILAKELMAQYAFYAARKTGSAAVKADGWHHRSDALSSLILLAGIILAGSIPYADSILALIISALIALTAYHILRDAISPLIGESPERETEKNIQDIVDKHQDSKEKIHHLHIHRYGDHTEATFHIVLDGKTSLENAHKTASDIEKDIRKELNIEATIHVEPFDDWQDEK from the coding sequence ATGAAGGATATGGTAAAAAGAGCCGGCAATATCTCAGTGTCCGGAAATATAATACTTTTTGCTGCAAAACTTGTGGCAGGCATAGCAACAGGCAGCCTAGCAATAGTAGCCGATGCATGGCATACACTTTCGGATAGCATATCCTCCGTCATATTACTTGTAGGAAACAAAAAGGCAAAAAAACCGGCAGACCATGAGCACCCCTTTGGCCATGGCAGAGCAGAACTTGTAAGCTCTGTTATGATAGGTACAATACTGGGAATGGTTGCAATTGACTTTACAATGGAAGCGATAAAAAAACTATTTTCTCCTCATGCTCCCAGATATAGTATCACAGCCATAGCAATAATTGCAGTCTCCATTCTGGCCAAAGAGCTTATGGCACAGTATGCCTTCTATGCGGCAAGGAAAACAGGCAGTGCAGCAGTAAAAGCAGACGGCTGGCATCACAGAAGCGATGCTTTATCATCCCTGATACTTCTTGCAGGCATAATTCTGGCAGGCAGCATACCTTATGCAGACAGCATCCTGGCTCTAATAATATCCGCTCTCATAGCCCTAACGGCCTATCACATACTAAGAGACGCCATATCGCCTCTCATAGGAGAGTCTCCAGAAAGAGAAACAGAAAAAAACATCCAGGATATAGTGGATAAACACCAGGACAGCAAAGAAAAAATACACCATCTGCACATTCACAGATACGGAGACCATACCGAGGCTACGTTTCACATAGTTCTTGACGGGAAAACCAGCCTGGAAAACGCACACAAGACTGCAAGCGACATAGAAAAGGATATAAGAAAAGAGCTCAATATAGAGGCTACGATACACGTGGAGCCTTTTGACGATTGGCAGGACGAAAAATAA